GCCGCACCGAGCACGAGCACCGTCTCGCCTTCGCGCACGGCGCCGCGGCGATGGACGGCCTGATAGGCGGTGTGCGACGGGATGAGGAACGCCGCCGCCTCCTCGTCGCTCATGCCGGGCGGCGCCTCGAACACCGTCGGCGCCGTCGCCACGCACACCTCGGCGAAGCTCCCGAACGGCTGCGGCGTGAACGCGACGACGCGCCGGCCGGCGAGGTGCGCGAGCGAGGGCGTCGCGTACTCGACGGTGCCGACCGCCTCCTGGCCCGAGACGTAGGGGCGCGGGATGGGGATCGGATACTCGCCCGTCGCCATCGTGACGTCGGGCCAGGCGAGCGCGGCGGCGTGCACGCGCACGATCGCGAAGTCGCGGCACGCGGGCTCGCCCTCGCCGCGCTCGTGGAGGCCGTCGAGGCCGAGCGCATAGCGTTCGACCGCCTCGGGCGTCGGCTCCGGGAGCTCGGCGCGCTCGAACACGTCCCACGGCGCACCCCGGCCCCGCACCACCCAGGCTCGCATCGCGTCTCCTCCTCGTTCGCGCGTCGGGCCATTGTGCCCGCGCGCGGGCGCGCGGCGCTACGGTCCTCGCCGCCGCGCGCGCAGCGCCGCCCTTCGAGCGAGGCCCCCCATGACGTCCTTCGCGATCCGCAACGCCGCACTGCTCGACCTCGCCGCGGGCGAGCGCCGCCCGGGCGCCTCGGTGCGCGTCGAGGGCGGGCGCATCGTCGAGGTCGCCGAGCACGGCGCCGCGCTCGCCGTCGCCGCGGACGTTCCCGTCTACGACGCCGCGGGGCGCACGCTCCTGCCCGGCCTGATCGACGCGCACGTCCACGCCGCGATCACGACGATGGACCTCGCGGCGATGGCGCGCCGTCCCTTCACGCGCGTCGGCATCGAGGCGAAGGCGATCCTCGAGGGCATGCTGCGCCGCGGCTTCACGACCGTGCGCGACGCGGGCGGCCTCGACGCGGGCATCGCGCAGGCGCTCGAGGCGGGCTCGATCCGCGGCCCGCGCGTGTTCCGCTCGGGCCGGGTCCTCAGCCAGACGGGCGGCCACGGCGACACGCACGCGCCGTCGCAGTTCCCCGCGATCTGCGCCTGTCAGATCCGCACGTCGGGCTTCTCGCACGTCGCCGACGGCGAGGACGCCGTGCGGCGCGCGGCGCGCGAGGAGCTGAAGGGCGGCGCGCACCAGATCAAGGTGATGGCGGGCGGCGGCGTCGCGACGCCGTCCGATCCGATCGACATGGTGCAGTACACCGAGCGCGAGATCCGCGCGGCGGTCGAGGAGGCGCAGGCGCGGCGCACCTACGCGTTCGCGCACGCCTACATCCCGGAGGCGATCGAGCGCGCGGTGCGCGCGGGCGTGCGCTCGATCGAGCACGGCAACCTGATCGACGCCGGCGCGGCGCGCGCGATGGCCGAGCGCGGCTGCTTCCTCGTGCCGACGCTCGTCACGTACGACCAGATCCACGAGCTCGGTCGCTCGCTGCGCTTCCCGGAGGCGAGCCTGCGCAAGCTCGGCGACGTGATGGGCGCCGGGCTCGCGTCGATCGACATCGCGCGGGGCGAGGGCGTCGCACTCGGGTTCGGCACCGACCTGCTCGGCGAGACGCACCCCGCGCAGTCGAAGGAGCTGCTGCTGCGCGCGCGCGTCGAGCCGGCCCTCGACGTGCTGCGCTCGGCGACGCTCGTGAACGCGGAGCTGCTCGGCCGCGCGGGCGAGCTCGGCGTCGTCGCGCCCGGCGCGTGCGCCGACCTGCTGCTCGTCGACGGCGACCCGCTCGCCGACCTCGCGGTGCTCGCGGGGCAGGGCGAGCGGCTCGCGCTCGTCGCGCGCGCGGGCGAGATCGTCGTCGATCGCATCGGCGCGTGACGCGCGCTCGTCGCGCGCGTGTCTCCGCGTCGCCGGGAGTCGCGCGCTCAGCCCCCGACCGGCACCGTGCGGAGGCCCGGCAGGTCGACGCCGAAGGTCATCGTCCACAGCGGCGTGCCCCACGTGAAGGCGAGCGCGCACGCGGCGGCGAGCGCGACGAGCGCGCCGCCGACGGCCGCCGTCCGCCAGCGCGGGCCGCGCATCCAGTCGACGAGCACCTCGCTCGACCACGCCGCGAACGGGAGCGCGAGCCCGAGCAGGTAGCTGCCCTTCACGGTCACGTACCACGGGTTGCGCCACGTGAAGAGCACGTAGCCCGCGAGCGTGAGCGCGACGAGCGCGAGCATCGGCGCGTCGGCCGTGCCCGCGGCACGGAGCGCGCGGCGCGCGGCGCGCGTCGCGCCGACGGCGAAGGCGGCCGTCGGGAGCAGCGCGAGCAGCGTGATCGCGAGCCCCGCGCGCGCGACGTTCGGGTGGCTGCGCGGGACGAAGTGGCGCTGGCCGTCGAACCAGAGCGTCGCGTACGTGCCGCCCCAGACGGAGTGCAGGAGCTCCGGCGCGTCGACGCGCGGGTTCGCGAACGTCGCGAGCGGGAAGCGCAGGTAGTCGCCGACGCCGCGCTCGCCGGGCGGGAGGTCGAGCATCGCGGCGTGCGCGGGCAGCGCGTGCGGGTAGAGGTAGCCGTGCAGCGCGAGGCTGCGCGCGTAGAACCAGCCGCCGACGGCGAGCGCGACACCGGCGACGACGGCGGCGCGCACGAGCGATGCGCGCAGCGCGCGCCGCCGCACGCCGTCGACGACGAGCGCGGCGACGACGGCGACGACGACGAGGCATCCCGTGAGCTTGGTGAGGAACGCGAGCCCGCCGAGCGCGCCGATCGCCGCGGCGCGCGCAATGCCGATCGGCGCGCCGTGCCCGTCGCGGGCGCGCGCGCCCGCGTCGGCGCGCGCGGCGGGCGCGACGGCGAGGAGGAGCGCGATCGTTCCGAGGCTCGCGACCGTGATCTCCTCGTTCAGCATCGCGCTCAGCTCGAGATGCGCGGGGAGGAACAGCAGGAGGCCCGCCGCGACCGCCGTGCGCAGCCCGCGCCGCGCCGCGTCGGGCTCCGAACGCGCGACGTGGCGCGCGACGAGCGCGATGGCGACGAGCCCGAGCGCGCTGCTCGCCAGCCGGATCGCCCAGACGCTGCGCGCGGGGCCGGGGCCGAAGACGCGCGCGAGCACCGCGCCCGCGTAGAAGAAGAACGGCGGACGCGCGGCCGACCAGTGCGCCTGCGGGTCGGGCAGCGACCAGTCCGTCGTCAGCTGGCGGACGTACTCCCAGTTGAAGGGGCCGTCGAAGCCGTTGTTGACCCAGTAGCCGAGCGCGTTGTGGACGCGGATGGCGGCGCCCGCGGCGAACAGGAGGGCGATCGCGATGCGCGTGCGATGGCGAGCGAGGAAGGGGACGATCGCCGCCACGTCGCTCCTCCGCGCGCGGCGCGCCCGCCGCGGCCGGCGCGCTCCTCGCGACGGCGCGCGCAGCATAGTCGCGCGCGGCCGCGGTCGCCGGAGCGCGCTCGACCGCGCACGCGCGATCCGGTATCCACGCCGCGCATGAGCGCCCCGGGTGCCGACGAAGCGCGAGCGGCGCTCGCGCGTGACGAGCGGCGGGACGTGGCGCTGCTCGCGGCGGCGTCGCTCCTGATCTCGGCCGCGATCGCGTGGCGCGGCGTCGGCGGCACGCCGCCGTCGACGCTCGGCGCCTTCTTCGACGGCCACCTCTACATCGACATCGCGCGGTCCTTCCCGCTCCCGTACGCGCCCGAGGGCCGCGACTACCTGGGGCACGCGCCGCTGTATCCCGCGCTGCTCGCGCTCGCGCGCGCGCTCACGCTCCACGCGCTCGACTGGGGCGCGCTCGCGGTCGTCGCGAGCTGGGTCGCGTCGGCGGCGTGCGTGCCCGCCTTCCACGCGCTCGCCCGCGAGGTCGACGTGCCCGCGACGCCCGCGACCGCGGTGTTCGCGTTCGCGAACCCGGCGTGGCTGCTCCTCTCGGCCGCGCCGCACGCCGAGCCGGTCGCGATGCTCGCCGCGCTGCTGTGCCTGCGCGCGTGCGCGCGGGGCGCGTCGCTCGCTTCCGGCGGGTGGCTCGCGCTCGCCTTCCTCGCGCGCTACCCGGCCATCCTGCTCGGCGCCGCGCTCGCGTTCGATGCGCTCGTCGTGCGCCGCCGCCGCGACGCGCGCACGCTCGCCGGGCTCGCGCTGCCGCTCGCCGCGTTCGCCGCCTACCACTTCTATCTCGCGTGGCGCGTGCCGGGCTTCCGCGGGCTGTGGGACGCCCACCAGGTGCAGTGGGATGCGAAGCTCACGCTTCCGTTCGCGGAGATGGCGGCGTACTGGAGCTACGGGAATCGCGCGAGCATCCAGTTCCCCATCATCTATGCGAGCGCCGCGTTCTACGCGCTCGCGACGCTCGTCGGGCTGCGGCCCGGCGAGTGGAGGCGCGCCTTCCTCGCGGTCGCTAGCGGCGTCGTCGCGGGCTTCCACGTCTCGCTCTCGGGCGAGCCGGGCGTGGACAGCTTCACGCGGCTCGCGATCCTCGCGTGGCCGCCGTCGCTGCTCGTCGCGTTCCGCGCCGCGCGCGCCGCGGGCGCGCCCGCGTGGCCCTCGCTCTCGCGCGGGTCGCGCGCGGCGCTCGCCGTCGGGCTCGCCGGCGTCTGCGCGTGGGGCGCGTGGGTCGCGTCGCGGCAGATCCGCGTGGCGATCTGGATGCAGGGTCAGCGCGACTGGATGCGCCCCAAGCTCGAGTCGCTCGACGCCGACGCGCCGCAGTGGACGGACTTCGCCGAGATCCACCGCCGCGCGGGTGGCGGAGCGCCGGCGCCCGCGCGGCGCGGGGCGGAGCGCCCCGCGCTCGACTAACGAGCGGCGCGCCCCGACGGCGCGCGCTCGAGCCGCAGCGGGTTCGCGCCGGTCGGCGCCGGGCGCCCCGTGAAGTACTCGTAGGCGCGGCGCGAGCCGGCATCGGCGAAGTCGCGCATCACGAAGTCCGCGGGGTTCGCGCGCAGCGGCGCGATGCCGCCGTGTGCGAGCGTCGCGCACACGCAGACGGCGAACGCGCCGAGCGCGACGGCGACGGCCCGCCGCGCGGCGGCGCTCCGGGCGGCGAGCGCGTCGAGCCCGAGCGCGGCGAACGTGCAGAACGCCGCGAGCGCCGGCGCGAGATAGGTGCCCTTGAGCGCGCCCTGTGTCGCGACGGCGCGCGTGAACGCCACGTAGCTCGCGAGCGTCGCGGCGGCGACGAGCGCGAGGAGTGCGGTGCCGAGCGGCGGGCCGCCGGAGACGGCGCCGCGCGCCGCGAGCGCGGCGCCTGCGAGCGCCGCGGCGGTGAAGAGCGCACCGAAGGCGAACAACACGTGCGCTGCGCGCTGCGCGCGCGGCGCGTGGACGTCGACGACGCTGCCGAACAGGTCGAACCACGTCGACGCGAAGGTGTTGGGCCAGACGGCGCGGCGCGCGGCCGGGTCGGTCGTGCCCGGCCGGACGAGGCTCCCGAGGTGCGGATCGACGTACGCGCTCCACGGCCGCGCGGCGAGCCCCTGGCTGCGATCGAGCCCGGCCCAGACGTCCGCGGTCGCGTCGGGCGGGGCGTCGGCGTGCACGGCGTTGCGGACGAAGTGCGGGCTCGCGACGAGCGCGGCGACGCACGCGAACGCGGCGGCGAGCGCCGCGGCGCGCGGGCGCGCGCCGACGCGACGCACGCCGTCGGCGAGCAGTGCGGCCGCTCCCGCCGCGACGACGACGCCGACCGACAGCTTCGCGAGCACGCCGAGGCCCGCGGCGATGCCCGCGATCGCCGCCGCGCGCAGTGCATCGCCGTCGTGCTCGCGCGCGAGCGCGCGCAGCAGGAGGAAGGTCGCGAGCGCCGCGAGCGCGTCGGAGAAGGCCTGGTTCCCGAGCACGCTCGAGGGCCCGACGTGCATCGGCACGAACAGCGCGAGGACGGCGGCGTAGACCGCGACGCGCGAGCGCGCCGGCGCGACGAGGCGCGCGCACGCCCCGACGGCGACGGCCATGGCGAGCCCGCTCGCGACGCTGACGAGCCGCATCGCGAACAGCTGGCCGTGCGTTCCGGCGACCGGGGCGACGAGCTTCCAGACGGCGGCCGCGACGGCGTAGTAGAGCGGCGGGTGGTTGGTGAAGCCGCGCGGGAGCGGGAACCGGCCGTCCCACACGATCGCGCCGAGGTAGGCGGCGTGGTAGGGGCCGTCGAAGCCGGAGAGCGGGGGCGCCGACCACGCATCGTGGAGGCGGAGCAGCGCGGCGACGGCGAAGGCGGCGAGGAGCGGGAGCGTCGTGCGCGGCACGCGCCGACGCTAGCAGCTCCCGGGGGTCGCGGCGCGCGTCGTTAGGCGTTCCGGGAGCCGGGAGCGCCGTGCGCACCGCGCCCGCGCACCGCGCCCGCGCACCGCGCCCGCGCACCGCGTGCCCGTCGCGCACGCCGCCCGTCAGTCGTCGGCGCCCGGCTCGTCCGCGTCGCCCGGCTCGTCGCGCGTCGCGCCGTATCCCAGCGCCTCGAGCTGCGCGCGCGTCGCGGCGTCGAGCACGACCTCGTCGGGCTCGAATCCTTCGCCGAGCGCGAGCGAGCGCGCGTAGACGTCGCGCAGCGCGGCCTCGAGCCGCGCGGCGCGCGTCTCGTCCTCGATCTCGGGACGCAGCGCGCCGAGGCCCGGCCGCGCGCCGAGGAGCGCCACGCGCGCGGCGTCGCTCATCGGCGCGACGCGCGCCTGCGCGCGCTTCGGGAAGTCGAGGATCAGCTTTGCACCGTCGGCGTCGACGAACGCCTTCTGGTTGTGACGCATCGTGGCCTCCGAGAAGGCCCCGCCGCGCGCGCGGAGCGCGGCGTCGTCGAGGAGCGACACGCCCTGCATCGGTGCGCTGTCGCCGCCGTCGTCTCCGTCCGCGCCGGCGAGTGCGAGCAGCGTCGGCGCGACGTCGATCGAGCTCACGGGCGGGTCGACGATGCCGCGCAGGCCGCGCGCGCGGAGCAGCAACGGGACGTGGACCTCCTCTGCGAACAGCGCGCGGCCGTGTCCGTACTCGCCGTGGTCGAAGATCTGCTCGCCGTGGTCGGCGACGAAGACGACGACCGCGTCCTCCCAGCGTCCGAGCTCGCGCAGCGCATCGATCAGCTCGCCGACGCCCGCGTCGAGCGCGAAGACTTCGGCGTCGTAGCGCGCGAGCGTGTCGACGAGCTCGCCGAGCGCGTTGTGCGCGGGCCTGCGCGCCGCGCCCCGCGGATGGAAGCGGTCCACGAGCTCGGCCGGCGGCTCGTTCGGGAGGTGCGGATCCATGAGCTGGACGTACAGGAAGAACGGGGCGGGGCGCCGCGCCACCTCGCCGAGCAGCGCGCGCGCCGTCGCCGCGACCTCGCTCGCGTTCGCGTGCGCGCGCTCCGCGAACAGGTCGAACCCCTGCGCATAGCCTCGCTCGCGCGAGACCCACGGGTTCGCGGTGATGCCGATCGTCGCGTAGCCGGCGCGCGCGAGGCGCTCGGCGAGCGTGTCGTGCGCTCGTGCGAGGGCGTCGGTCGGCACGTCGTCGTCGACGGGCGACCGCACGACGCCGTGCGCCGACGGGTAGAGGCCGGTGAAGAGCGAGGCGACCGAGGGCGACGTCCACGGCGCGGCCGAGACGGCCTGCGCGAAGAGCAGGCTCTCGCGCGCGAGCGCGTCGATGTGCGGGCTCGTCGGGCTCGGCGCGCGCGTGTAGCCGTAGCAGCCGAGGTGATCGGCGCGCAGCGTGTCGGCGACGATCAGGACGATGTCCGGCCGGTGCGGTGCGGATGGCTCGCTGCACGCGAGCGCGGCCGTCGCGAGCGCCGCGGCCGCGGCGGCGCGCCGCGCGCTGCGGCCGCGCGCTACCAACGCAGGATCGTCCGGCCGACGCTCTGCCGCGCCTCGGTCCGCTCGAGCTCGGCGGGCAGGCTCTCGAACGACGCGGTGCGGCCGACGACGGGGCGGATCGCTCCTGCGTCGAGCAGTGCGACGAGCCGCTCCTGCAGCCGCTCGCCGACGCTGCGCGGGAAGAGACCGAGGCCCGCGACGGGCGGCGTCTCCTCCGGCACGTAGGCGAGCATCACGCCGACGAGCGAGACGTTCCCGAAGACGATCGGGCGCGGCAGGAGCCCGGCGCGATCCTCCTCCTCGATGCCGCCCGAGAACCCGGCGAGCACGACGCGTCCGCCGCGCGCCGTGCAGCGCAGGCTCCGCTGCGTCACCTCGCCGCCGACGAGGTCGCACACGACGTCGACGCCGCGCCCGTTCGTCGCCGCGAGCACGGCCTCGTCGAACGGCTCGGCGCGGTAGTCGATCGCGACGTCCGCGCCGAGCGAGCGGCAGAACGCGACCTTCTCCGCGCCGCCGGCCGTCGCGATCACGCGCGCGCCGAGCGCGCGCCCGAGCAGGAGCGCGGCCGAGCCGACGCCGCCCGCCGCGGCGTGCACGAGCAGCGTCTCGCCCTCGCGCAGCGCGGCGCGCTCGAGGAGCGCGAGGCCGGCGACGTGGTACGGGAAGAAGAACGCCGCGGCCTCGTCGTCGCCGAGCGAGTCCGGCGACGCGAACGCCATGGCCGCGTCGCCGACCACCCGCTCTGCGTGCGCGCCCGTTGCGCCCGCGCCCGTGAGCGCGACGCGGCGGCCGAGCCACGGCTCGAGCGACGGTGCGCCCGCGTGCGCGGGCGCGCCGACGGCGTCGACGACGCCGACCGCTTCCATGCCGAGCGTGTACGGGAGCGGCGGGTTCACCGTGAGGTAGCGGCCGTAGCAGCCGTCGACCTCGTTGTAGTTGAGCGCGGTCGCGCGCGTCGCGATGCGCAGCTGCCCGGGGCCGGGCTCGGGGGCCTCGATCTCGTCGAGCGAGAGCGCCTCGCTCGGGCGCCCGTACCGGACGACGCGCCACGCCTTCATCCGCGACCTCCTCGGCTGCATCCGCGCAGGCCGCGGACGCTAGGCGATCGGAGGCCGCGTGCCCACGCTGCGCTACTCCGTCCCGAGCGGGCCGCAGCAGTGGTAGTAGTAGATGCCGCCCGAGCCCTGCGTCTGCTCGTGGACGTCGTTGTCGGACTGGTAGATGAAGAGGCGGTTGAACACGTTCTGGCCGGCCTCCGAGAGCGTCCCGGCCGCGTAGAGCCAGTGGCCGCCGTCCGTGTTCCAGCCGCACGACCCGACCCGCGAGTTCGACAGGTTGAGGACGTCGCACTCCATGTACGTCGCCGCCGTGCAGAGCGAGCGGCCGCGCGCGTGGCACGCGCTCACGACGGCGGCGTGGTCGCCGAGGCCCGCGGTCTTCTCGATGCACTCCGAGCCGAGTCGCTCCATGTCGGGCGGGCACACGGGCCGGAGGCCGGGCGTGCAGCGCTTGATCGCGACGGAGCACGTGCTCGTCGCGTCGGCGAGGTGCAGCGTGCACGAGGGCGGAGGCGACACGCGCTCGAGCGTGCCCTCGGGTGCGAGCGTGCACTTGCTCGCCTTGCCGTTCGCGATGCACTCCGCGGCGTTGTCGAACGTGCCGAGCTCGCGCCCCGCCGTGAAGCCCCAGGTCAGCGTTCCCGTGACGTCGCGCGCGTCGACGAGGATCGTGCCGTCGCGCCCGTAGGTGCGGACCTTGCACTTGTCGAGTGCCTGGCTCGCGCCCGCCGCGCTCAGGACGAGCCCGCCGGCGATGGCCATCGTCGTCCACGTCTTCCACGTCGTCCGGTTCCGCATGATCCGCTCCTTCTTCGGCGAGGTCTTCGCCCGCGCGTGTGCAGTCGGCGCACCCTACCCGATCGCGCGACGTCGCATGCATGGGCCGAACGGCCCGAAGGGTGCGTGCGGTACCGTTCGCGCCTCGGAGCGCGGAGAAGGGGGACGAGGGCGTGCGGGAGGCCGCGAGAGCGCCGTACGAGCCGTCGCGCGGCGGGCGGATGCATGCGGTGTGCACCGCGTTCGCACTCGCGATCGCCGCCGCGGCAGCGTGCCAGTCGACGCCGCCGGGCGAGCTCGT
This Myxococcota bacterium DNA region includes the following protein-coding sequences:
- a CDS encoding amidohydrolase family protein, with amino-acid sequence MTSFAIRNAALLDLAAGERRPGASVRVEGGRIVEVAEHGAALAVAADVPVYDAAGRTLLPGLIDAHVHAAITTMDLAAMARRPFTRVGIEAKAILEGMLRRGFTTVRDAGGLDAGIAQALEAGSIRGPRVFRSGRVLSQTGGHGDTHAPSQFPAICACQIRTSGFSHVADGEDAVRRAAREELKGGAHQIKVMAGGGVATPSDPIDMVQYTEREIRAAVEEAQARRTYAFAHAYIPEAIERAVRAGVRSIEHGNLIDAGAARAMAERGCFLVPTLVTYDQIHELGRSLRFPEASLRKLGDVMGAGLASIDIARGEGVALGFGTDLLGETHPAQSKELLLRARVEPALDVLRSATLVNAELLGRAGELGVVAPGACADLLLVDGDPLADLAVLAGQGERLALVARAGEIVVDRIGA
- a CDS encoding glycosyltransferase family 39 protein — protein: MAAIVPFLARHRTRIAIALLFAAGAAIRVHNALGYWVNNGFDGPFNWEYVRQLTTDWSLPDPQAHWSAARPPFFFYAGAVLARVFGPGPARSVWAIRLASSALGLVAIALVARHVARSEPDAARRGLRTAVAAGLLLFLPAHLELSAMLNEEITVASLGTIALLLAVAPAARADAGARARDGHGAPIGIARAAAIGALGGLAFLTKLTGCLVVVAVVAALVVDGVRRRALRASLVRAAVVAGVALAVGGWFYARSLALHGYLYPHALPAHAAMLDLPPGERGVGDYLRFPLATFANPRVDAPELLHSVWGGTYATLWFDGQRHFVPRSHPNVARAGLAITLLALLPTAAFAVGATRAARRALRAAGTADAPMLALVALTLAGYVLFTWRNPWYVTVKGSYLLGLALPFAAWSSEVLVDWMRGPRWRTAAVGGALVALAAACALAFTWGTPLWTMTFGVDLPGLRTVPVGG
- a CDS encoding glycosyltransferase family 39 protein; translated protein: MPRTTLPLLAAFAVAALLRLHDAWSAPPLSGFDGPYHAAYLGAIVWDGRFPLPRGFTNHPPLYYAVAAAVWKLVAPVAGTHGQLFAMRLVSVASGLAMAVAVGACARLVAPARSRVAVYAAVLALFVPMHVGPSSVLGNQAFSDALAALATFLLLRALAREHDGDALRAAAIAGIAAGLGVLAKLSVGVVVAAGAAALLADGVRRVGARPRAAALAAAFACVAALVASPHFVRNAVHADAPPDATADVWAGLDRSQGLAARPWSAYVDPHLGSLVRPGTTDPAARRAVWPNTFASTWFDLFGSVVDVHAPRAQRAAHVLFAFGALFTAAALAGAALAARGAVSGGPPLGTALLALVAAATLASYVAFTRAVATQGALKGTYLAPALAAFCTFAALGLDALAARSAAARRAVAVALGAFAVCVCATLAHGGIAPLRANPADFVMRDFADAGSRRAYEYFTGRPAPTGANPLRLERAPSGRAAR
- a CDS encoding sulfatase, with product MVARGRSARRAAAAAALATAALACSEPSAPHRPDIVLIVADTLRADHLGCYGYTRAPSPTSPHIDALARESLLFAQAVSAAPWTSPSVASLFTGLYPSAHGVVRSPVDDDVPTDALARAHDTLAERLARAGYATIGITANPWVSRERGYAQGFDLFAERAHANASEVAATARALLGEVARRPAPFFLYVQLMDPHLPNEPPAELVDRFHPRGAARRPAHNALGELVDTLARYDAEVFALDAGVGELIDALRELGRWEDAVVVFVADHGEQIFDHGEYGHGRALFAEEVHVPLLLRARGLRGIVDPPVSSIDVAPTLLALAGADGDDGGDSAPMQGVSLLDDAALRARGGAFSEATMRHNQKAFVDADGAKLILDFPKRAQARVAPMSDAARVALLGARPGLGALRPEIEDETRAARLEAALRDVYARSLALGEGFEPDEVVLDAATRAQLEALGYGATRDEPGDADEPGADD
- a CDS encoding zinc-binding dehydrogenase, whose amino-acid sequence is MKAWRVVRYGRPSEALSLDEIEAPEPGPGQLRIATRATALNYNEVDGCYGRYLTVNPPLPYTLGMEAVGVVDAVGAPAHAGAPSLEPWLGRRVALTGAGATGAHAERVVGDAAMAFASPDSLGDDEAAAFFFPYHVAGLALLERAALREGETLLVHAAAGGVGSAALLLGRALGARVIATAGGAEKVAFCRSLGADVAIDYRAEPFDEAVLAATNGRGVDVVCDLVGGEVTQRSLRCTARGGRVVLAGFSGGIEEEDRAGLLPRPIVFGNVSLVGVMLAYVPEETPPVAGLGLFPRSVGERLQERLVALLDAGAIRPVVGRTASFESLPAELERTEARQSVGRTILRW